A genomic window from Candidatus Liberibacter americanus str. Sao Paulo includes:
- the purB gene encoding adenylosuccinate lyase, whose product MIPRYSRREMTSIWSHETKFRIWFEIEAHACDALAEIGVIPKESARNIWEKGGNANFDIERISELESVIKHDVISFLTHLAEIIGSDSRFIHQGMTSSDVLDTCFSIQLTRSTDILLKDIDLLLESLKKRAFEHKYTMTIGRSHGIHAEPTTFGLKLAMAYAEFSRAKKRLLNAREDIAICAISGAVGTFSNIHPYVEQHVAKSMGLNPDPISTQIIARDRHAMYFATIGVIASSIERLATEIRHLQRTEILEVEELFHAEQKGSSSMPHKRNPVLTENLTGLARLIRSHSIPAMENVALWHERDISHSSVERVIGPDATIHLDFALIRLRDVIEELIVYPENMMNNLEQLRGLINSQRILLALTQAGQSREQAYHLVQRNAMKIWRNKNSFLDELLMDPEILKVLSEEEIRDKFDYSYHTKHVDTIFKRVFEMN is encoded by the coding sequence ATGATACCTCGCTACTCTAGAAGAGAAATGACATCAATATGGTCACATGAAACAAAATTTAGAATATGGTTTGAAATAGAAGCGCATGCATGTGATGCATTAGCTGAAATTGGCGTTATCCCTAAAGAATCGGCACGAAATATTTGGGAAAAAGGCGGCAATGCAAATTTCGATATTGAGAGAATATCTGAACTTGAATCAGTGATAAAACATGACGTAATTTCGTTTCTAACACATCTTGCAGAAATCATAGGATCTGATTCGCGTTTTATTCATCAAGGTATGACCTCTTCAGATGTTCTTGACACATGTTTTAGTATTCAGCTTACTCGATCTACTGATATCTTGTTAAAAGATATTGATTTATTATTAGAAAGCCTTAAAAAACGAGCTTTCGAACATAAATATACGATGACTATTGGCCGCTCCCATGGAATACATGCTGAACCAACAACTTTTGGTCTTAAACTTGCAATGGCTTATGCAGAATTTTCTCGTGCAAAAAAACGCCTTCTCAATGCTAGAGAAGATATAGCGATTTGTGCAATTTCTGGTGCTGTTGGCACCTTTTCAAATATACATCCATATGTTGAGCAACACGTTGCAAAATCTATGGGCCTAAATCCTGATCCAATTTCAACACAAATCATTGCTCGTGATCGTCATGCAATGTACTTCGCAACAATCGGGGTAATCGCATCATCTATTGAAAGATTAGCTACAGAAATTAGACATCTTCAACGCACTGAAATACTTGAAGTAGAAGAGCTCTTCCATGCAGAACAAAAAGGATCATCATCGATGCCGCATAAGCGTAATCCTGTTTTAACTGAGAATTTGACAGGATTGGCTAGATTGATTCGATCGCATTCAATACCAGCAATGGAAAATGTAGCACTATGGCATGAGAGAGACATATCGCACTCTTCTGTTGAACGAGTGATAGGACCTGATGCAACAATTCATCTTGATTTTGCACTAATAAGACTAAGAGATGTTATAGAAGAGTTAATTGTTTATCCTGAAAATATGATGAATAATCTTGAACAACTTAGAGGATTAATTAATTCTCAGCGTATCCTTCTTGCTCTAACACAAGCCGGTCAATCGAGAGAACAAGCATATCATCTTGTTCAGCGTAATGCCATGAAAATTTGGAGAAATAAAAATAGCTTTCTAGATGAATTACTTATGGATCCTGAGATACTTAAAGTGCTATCCGAAGAGGAAATTCGTGATAAATTTGACTATAGCTATCATACAAAACACGTTGATACTATTTTTAAACGTGTCTTCGAAATGAATTAA
- a CDS encoding phosphoribosylaminoimidazolesuccinocarboxamide synthase encodes MKQRNPIHEIKAKIIYEGPEPGTLIQYFKDDDITEDEHKFIIINGKGILNNKISEHIFIQLNKIGIHSHFIRRLNVREQLIRESENIPLRVVIRNTAAGSLSKRLRIKEGLSLPRSIVEFYYKYDSMNDTLVSEEHITAFNWLNHSELEDITSLVIRINDFMTGLFLGIGIHLVDFSIEFGRIMDGDTVRIIIASEIFPDCCRLWHIEKQAKYNNKLFIQNYQSLKDYNEIARRLGIFKRNDPETIETTITPIRK; translated from the coding sequence ATGAAACAACGAAATCCTATTCATGAGATAAAAGCTAAAATTATTTATGAAGGACCTGAACCTGGAACCCTTATCCAATATTTCAAAGACGATGATATTACAGAGGATGAACATAAGTTCATTATTATAAATGGAAAAGGAATATTAAATAATAAAATATCTGAACATATATTCATTCAATTAAATAAAATTGGCATACATAGCCATTTTATTCGCAGATTAAACGTAAGAGAACAATTAATAAGAGAATCTGAAAATATTCCTTTAAGAGTTGTTATAAGGAATACCGCTGCGGGATCTTTGTCTAAAAGACTAAGAATTAAAGAGGGACTAAGCCTTCCAAGATCGATTGTTGAATTTTATTATAAATACGATTCTATGAATGATACATTAGTATCTGAAGAGCATATAACCGCTTTTAATTGGTTAAATCATTCTGAGCTTGAAGATATAACGTCATTGGTAATTAGAATAAATGATTTCATGACAGGCCTATTTTTGGGAATAGGAATTCATCTTGTGGACTTTAGCATTGAGTTCGGACGCATAATGGACGGAGATACAGTTCGTATCATCATTGCAAGTGAAATTTTTCCAGACTGCTGTCGATTATGGCATATTGAAAAACAAGCAAAATATAATAACAAATTATTTATTCAAAATTATCAATCATTAAAGGATTATAATGAAATTGCACGTCGTTTAGGTATATTTAAAAGAAATGATCCAGAAACAATCGAAACAACTATAACGCCAATTAGAAAATAA
- the purS gene encoding phosphoribosylformylglycinamidine synthase subunit PurS, whose amino-acid sequence MIKASVIVKLKKDVLDPQGKALKVALSNIGFHNINQIRQGKIFDIEIKETDYDAALKELETICKNLLANLVIEDYDIRIKNQ is encoded by the coding sequence GTGATAAAGGCTAGCGTCATCGTTAAACTGAAAAAAGACGTTCTTGATCCTCAAGGGAAAGCGTTAAAAGTAGCTCTTTCCAATATAGGATTTCATAACATTAATCAGATTCGTCAAGGAAAAATATTTGATATAGAGATAAAAGAAACAGATTACGACGCAGCTCTAAAAGAACTTGAAACCATATGCAAAAATCTTCTTGCTAATCTAGTGATAGAAGATTACGATATCCGCATCAAAAATCAGTAA
- the purQ gene encoding phosphoribosylformylglycinamidine synthase subunit PurQ — MKVAIVQIPGLNRDKDMVMAVEKVIGITPSLIWQTDKNIPDVDLIIIPGGFSYGDYLRCGAIAARTPVMQIVKKKAQEGVKVLGICNGFQILLELNLLPGVLMRNASLKFTCKHVSISVANSKTAFTKSYRDNQILKYPVAHHDGNYFIDSVGLEELENNNQIIFRYSSDTNPNGSINDIAGIINRQGNVLGMMPHPENIIEDIHGGTDGRGIFTSLIN; from the coding sequence ATGAAAGTTGCCATAGTACAGATACCAGGTCTAAATCGAGATAAGGATATGGTTATGGCTGTTGAAAAGGTAATCGGCATCACTCCTAGTTTGATATGGCAAACAGATAAAAACATACCTGATGTTGACTTAATTATTATACCAGGCGGTTTTTCTTATGGGGATTATTTGCGTTGCGGAGCAATTGCAGCACGTACTCCTGTCATGCAAATTGTTAAAAAAAAAGCTCAAGAAGGAGTAAAAGTTCTTGGAATATGTAATGGATTTCAAATTCTTTTAGAACTAAATTTGCTCCCTGGTGTATTAATGAGAAATGCTTCATTGAAATTTACTTGTAAACACGTTTCAATATCAGTGGCTAATTCTAAGACAGCATTTACAAAATCTTATCGAGATAATCAGATTTTAAAATATCCCGTTGCTCATCACGATGGAAATTATTTCATTGATTCAGTAGGACTAGAAGAATTAGAAAACAATAATCAGATTATATTTCGCTATTCCTCTGATACAAATCCTAATGGATCAATAAACGACATTGCAGGCATTATCAATCGTCAAGGAAATGTATTAGGAATGATGCCTCATCCTGAAAACATAATAGAAGATATCCATGGAGGAACGGATGGGCGTGGTATATTTACATCTCTAATCAACTGA
- the purL gene encoding phosphoribosylformylglycinamidine synthase subunit PurL, with translation MSTKSLYIIELLTKHGLTQSDQDRVFKIMKREPTLTEIGIISAMWNEHCSYKSSKKWLRTLPTTGKNVIQGPGENAGVIDIGDGDCLVFKMESHNHPSYIEPYQGAATGVGGILRDIFTMGARPVALMNSLRFGSIDHPNTKHLLSGVTSGIAGYGNSFGVPMLGGEVEFNDCYNGNIIVNVFAAGIAKKNAIFSSKAQGIGLPIVYLGAKTGRDGIGGASMASEEFDANIEAKLPTVQVGDPFTGKCLLEACMELMKSGAVIAIQDMGAAGLTCSAVEMGAQGNLGIKLDLDKVPTCEEGMSAYEMMLSESQERMLMILNPEKKKEAENIFQKWGLDFAIIGITTDDKLFRVIHHNEEMANIPIKALSDESPEYDRCWSEPPLIYPSDPKIFHSNENYSSILLKLLSSPNISSKRWIYEQYDTIIQNNSIQLPGGDAGVIRVDGNDKKALAFSSDVNPRYVKSDPFEGSKQAVAECWRNIISTGANPIAITDNLNFGNPEKEEVMGQFVLSIKGIREACQILDFPIVSGNVSFYNETDGRPIFPTPTIAGVGIIPDLSLMMRIGSAKEGDLVYMIGNDGSHLDCSTYSLECTSANIGPPPKVDCNIEKNHGEFVLSMIRNKQITACHDISTGGLIISLAEMIISSGKGMKISIPETQDLTAFLFGEDQSRYVVCISREMRDVITHKSYEDNIPIRYLGEISGNKFLINDVLNIPVYMLQKKYESWLPEFMN, from the coding sequence ATGTCTACTAAATCACTTTATATAATTGAATTGCTTACTAAGCATGGTCTTACTCAGAGTGATCAAGATAGAGTTTTTAAAATTATGAAACGAGAACCTACATTGACAGAAATAGGAATTATATCGGCAATGTGGAATGAACATTGCTCGTATAAATCTTCAAAAAAATGGCTAAGAACTCTACCAACTACTGGAAAGAATGTTATTCAAGGACCAGGAGAAAATGCTGGAGTTATTGATATCGGAGATGGTGATTGCCTAGTATTTAAAATGGAAAGCCATAATCATCCATCGTATATAGAACCATATCAAGGAGCTGCAACAGGTGTTGGCGGCATACTAAGAGATATCTTTACAATGGGAGCTCGACCAGTAGCCTTAATGAATTCTCTGCGCTTTGGATCTATCGATCATCCTAATACCAAACATCTACTCTCAGGAGTAACATCAGGCATTGCAGGTTACGGCAATTCTTTTGGGGTTCCAATGCTAGGAGGAGAAGTTGAATTTAATGATTGTTATAATGGTAATATCATAGTCAATGTATTTGCCGCAGGAATTGCTAAAAAGAATGCAATTTTTTCTTCAAAAGCACAAGGGATTGGACTGCCTATCGTATATTTAGGAGCTAAAACAGGTAGAGATGGTATTGGCGGCGCTTCTATGGCTTCGGAAGAATTTGATGCAAATATAGAAGCAAAACTTCCCACTGTACAAGTAGGCGATCCATTTACAGGAAAATGTTTATTAGAAGCTTGTATGGAACTAATGAAATCAGGAGCTGTTATTGCAATTCAAGATATGGGAGCAGCAGGATTAACATGTTCAGCAGTAGAGATGGGTGCCCAAGGAAATCTTGGAATTAAACTAGATCTTGATAAAGTACCAACATGTGAAGAAGGAATGTCAGCCTATGAAATGATGCTTTCGGAAAGTCAAGAGCGCATGCTGATGATTCTAAACCCAGAAAAAAAAAAGGAAGCAGAAAATATTTTTCAAAAGTGGGGCCTTGATTTCGCAATAATTGGTATCACAACAGATGATAAATTATTTCGCGTTATTCATCATAATGAAGAAATGGCTAATATACCCATAAAAGCTCTAAGCGATGAATCTCCAGAGTATGATAGATGTTGGAGTGAACCACCTCTTATTTATCCTTCTGATCCTAAAATATTTCATTCAAATGAAAACTATTCATCCATACTTCTAAAGCTATTATCTTCTCCTAACATATCTTCTAAAAGATGGATATATGAACAGTATGATACTATTATCCAAAATAATTCTATACAACTTCCAGGTGGTGATGCAGGAGTTATTAGAGTTGATGGGAATGATAAGAAAGCATTAGCTTTTTCTTCGGATGTAAATCCTAGATATGTTAAATCTGATCCATTTGAAGGAAGTAAGCAAGCTGTTGCTGAATGCTGGCGTAATATTATATCTACTGGCGCAAATCCAATAGCAATAACAGATAATCTAAATTTTGGAAATCCTGAAAAAGAAGAAGTAATGGGTCAATTTGTTTTATCCATAAAAGGTATTCGTGAAGCTTGTCAAATTTTGGATTTTCCCATTGTTTCAGGCAATGTATCATTTTATAACGAAACAGATGGTAGGCCTATATTTCCTACTCCCACAATTGCTGGCGTTGGCATAATTCCAGATTTATCACTGATGATGCGAATTGGAAGTGCTAAGGAAGGTGATCTCGTTTATATGATTGGGAATGATGGATCGCATCTTGACTGCTCAACATACAGTCTTGAATGCACATCTGCAAATATCGGCCCTCCTCCTAAAGTTGATTGTAATATTGAAAAAAATCATGGAGAATTTGTACTTTCAATGATACGCAATAAACAAATTACAGCTTGTCACGATATTTCGACAGGAGGATTAATCATTTCTTTGGCTGAAATGATTATATCTTCTGGAAAAGGAATGAAAATTTCTATACCTGAAACTCAAGATTTAACAGCATTTCTTTTTGGAGAAGACCAATCTCGTTATGTAGTTTGTATATCTAGAGAAATGCGCGATGTAATAACACATAAATCTTATGAAGATAATATTCCTATTCGCTATTTAGGTGAAATATCAGGCAATAAATTCCTTATTAATGATGTATTGAATATTCCTGTATATATGTTACAAAAAAAATATGAATCATGGTTACCTGAGTTTATGAATTAA
- a CDS encoding BolA family protein has protein sequence MSMDLQEIERMIRQGIPGSKVTIHDLAGDGNHYSAEIISDKFYGKNRVQQHQMVYTALKGKMGNDLHALAIKTSVPTSDNVNDR, from the coding sequence ATGTCGATGGACTTACAGGAAATAGAAAGAATGATCAGGCAAGGAATACCTGGTTCAAAGGTTACTATCCACGATTTAGCAGGAGACGGAAATCATTATTCCGCAGAAATTATTTCTGATAAATTTTATGGTAAAAATCGTGTTCAGCAACATCAGATGGTTTATACCGCATTAAAAGGTAAAATGGGAAATGATCTTCATGCTCTTGCGATTAAAACTTCAGTTCCAACATCTGATAATGTAAATGATAGATGA
- the grxD gene encoding Grx4 family monothiol glutaredoxin encodes MIDIVNSYIQEEIKKNDVVLFMKGSPEYPQCGFSGKVVQILDSLDVIYKGINVLEDENLRQGIKEYSQWPTIPQLYVKGEFIGGCDIICEMFQSGEIQKILK; translated from the coding sequence ATGATTGATATAGTTAATTCTTATATACAAGAGGAAATTAAGAAAAATGATGTAGTATTATTTATGAAAGGATCTCCAGAATATCCGCAATGTGGATTTTCCGGAAAAGTAGTACAAATTCTTGATTCTCTTGATGTAATATACAAAGGAATAAACGTTCTTGAAGATGAAAATCTTCGTCAGGGCATTAAAGAATACTCACAATGGCCAACTATTCCTCAATTATATGTAAAAGGTGAATTTATCGGTGGTTGCGATATTATATGTGAAATGTTTCAATCAGGAGAAATTCAGAAAATTCTAAAGTAA
- a CDS encoding multidrug effflux MFS transporter, with product MRYQPTLKLKNVNVSHREFVIIIAMLMAINSLGIDIILPCLPQISKFLGIENENHRQHLISFYLIGYGIAQIFYGPLSDRFGRKIVMICGLIVYIVSTIAVLFVSSFSEMLFVRFIQGIGGAAPRIITISIVRDIYDGKKMAKVLSIAMMIFMIIPIIAPSIGQIIMFFSGDWIGIFTCMGIGTTMITLWYYIRMPETLDPRDVRPLSFSLVKHSFSLIFKNKTAIYYNIANSLTMGAVLGFVNSSQQIYTEVYNLGHWFPIAFAIGGVAMSISSFVNSSLVDKFGVRIVSHYSLLSLLIITGIWLAFQINNGESISIFLFIFFFFLSSFQFGLINSNCSSISMEPFSNLAGTASSVFGFINTVISTIVGTIIGQSFNGTTYPITIGFFVISVLSILSVISIEKIRFCKR from the coding sequence GTGAGATATCAACCTACCCTAAAACTAAAAAATGTAAATGTTAGCCATAGAGAATTTGTAATAATAATAGCAATGTTGATGGCTATCAACTCTCTTGGGATAGACATAATACTTCCATGCTTGCCACAAATTAGTAAATTCTTGGGGATTGAAAATGAAAACCACAGACAACATCTAATATCTTTTTATCTTATTGGTTATGGAATTGCACAAATTTTCTATGGACCGTTATCAGATCGTTTTGGTCGCAAGATAGTAATGATATGCGGACTAATTGTATATATAGTATCTACAATAGCGGTATTATTTGTAAGCTCATTTTCTGAAATGCTTTTTGTTAGATTTATACAAGGCATAGGAGGAGCAGCTCCTCGTATAATCACGATTTCAATTGTACGTGATATTTATGATGGGAAAAAAATGGCAAAAGTATTATCTATTGCCATGATGATTTTTATGATTATACCGATTATAGCTCCAAGCATAGGTCAAATTATAATGTTCTTTTCAGGCGATTGGATAGGAATATTTACTTGCATGGGTATAGGAACTACAATGATTACACTTTGGTATTATATACGTATGCCAGAAACGCTTGATCCTCGAGATGTTCGTCCTTTAAGCTTCAGCTTGGTAAAACATAGCTTTTCTCTCATATTTAAAAATAAAACTGCGATATATTATAATATTGCAAATAGCTTAACAATGGGTGCTGTTTTAGGATTTGTAAATTCTTCACAGCAAATCTATACTGAAGTGTATAATCTTGGCCACTGGTTTCCCATTGCTTTTGCAATAGGTGGAGTGGCGATGTCTATCTCTTCTTTTGTTAATTCTAGTCTAGTAGATAAATTCGGAGTAAGAATTGTATCACATTATTCGCTTTTATCACTACTTATAATCACAGGAATATGGCTTGCATTTCAAATAAACAATGGAGAGTCCATAAGTATCTTTTTATTTATTTTCTTTTTTTTCTTGTCATCTTTTCAATTTGGATTAATTAATTCTAATTGCAGCAGCATATCTATGGAGCCTTTTTCTAATCTTGCTGGTACAGCATCATCTGTATTTGGTTTTATAAACACAGTAATTAGCACAATTGTTGGAACTATTATAGGACAATCATTTAACGGAACAACTTATCCAATAACCATAGGATTTTTTGTAATATCAGTTTTAAGTATACTTTCTGTTATTTCTATTGAGAAAATTAGATTTTGTAAAAGATAA
- a CDS encoding GNAT family N-acetyltransferase codes for MNEEAFGPGRFVRAAVLLRETGKHDINSSFCCRNDEEIIGSVRMTPIYIGIVKGYLLGSIVVRPSYKNKGIGRKLIQMAIDAAKSKGSDVVILVGDFSYYSRLGFKSVPWKAIIFPAPIDPQRVMFFPIVDNIVEKLKGKILFDSSQ; via the coding sequence ATGAATGAAGAGGCTTTTGGTCCTGGTCGTTTTGTTAGAGCAGCTGTATTATTGCGTGAGACAGGAAAGCATGATATCAACTCCTCTTTTTGTTGTAGAAATGATGAAGAGATTATTGGATCAGTTCGTATGACTCCTATTTATATAGGTATAGTCAAAGGATATCTTCTGGGATCTATAGTTGTTCGTCCATCATATAAAAATAAAGGAATTGGAAGAAAATTAATACAGATGGCTATTGATGCTGCGAAATCTAAAGGATCTGACGTAGTTATATTAGTTGGTGATTTTTCTTATTATAGTAGATTAGGATTTAAAAGTGTCCCATGGAAAGCTATTATATTTCCTGCTCCCATCGATCCGCAGAGAGTTATGTTTTTCCCAATAGTTGATAATATTGTTGAAAAGCTAAAAGGTAAAATTTTATTTGATTCATCACAATAA
- a CDS encoding LysE family translocator, translating into MSFENWLSFLLFAFIITSLPGPGCILTINHSIQHGWKPTLMLILGQELAVFTLMFLVNIGLKSVFDFTTVMLIVKILGSIWLVYTAWNVLNSPVFDISIDSIPKTSNLSRFLLGFITDITNVKAIALFVSMLPAYLDNRYPMCPQITITTMTMVAMDTMVLLFYSAISSRLRLIFRSSNFVKMQNRIFAVALLIIAIKVIL; encoded by the coding sequence ATGTCTTTTGAAAATTGGTTGTCCTTTTTGTTATTTGCTTTTATAATAACCTCACTTCCTGGTCCTGGATGTATTTTAACAATTAATCATTCTATACAGCACGGATGGAAGCCAACTCTGATGTTGATACTTGGTCAAGAATTAGCAGTATTTACTTTGATGTTTTTGGTCAATATAGGCCTAAAATCAGTCTTTGATTTTACTACTGTTATGTTAATTGTTAAAATATTGGGCTCCATTTGGTTAGTATATACTGCTTGGAATGTGTTGAATTCTCCCGTTTTTGATATTTCTATTGATTCTATCCCTAAAACCAGTAATTTATCTCGCTTTTTACTAGGTTTCATAACAGATATTACTAATGTAAAGGCAATTGCGTTATTTGTATCAATGCTTCCAGCTTATCTTGATAACAGATATCCCATGTGTCCACAAATAACCATTACAACTATGACAATGGTTGCGATGGATACTATGGTTCTTTTATTTTATTCTGCTATATCTAGTCGTTTGAGATTAATATTTAGATCTTCTAATTTTGTAAAAATGCAGAATAGAATTTTCGCCGTTGCATTGCTAATAATTGCTATAAAAGTTATCTTATAG
- a CDS encoding SurA N-terminal domain-containing protein translates to MIEMMRKASRTWVAKIFLVILIAPFFVWGLSSIFSFYKRSETVVSVGKQKVSFDLFVDRLKKTLYILSQQYGYDISVADLISMEIDQQVIQQLIIECAINQFNEDIGFITPLKHAFDIIQGYPAFHGEDGKYSHDLFLDMIKKSMISERDFVDSFRKMISRDSLLQMISESIYLPSIMLDQIKRQLFEKRDIDYLIINRSDMPVPADPSEEVLKAWFDKFEKNYIAPEYRKISYMMININDKLNKVNLSDNDLRVEYEKVKSRYSVPETRKYDQLFFLDENEANEAFKSLQKGKSFEQLANQKGKTASDMLVGTFSKENVPDNKLADSIFSVAKKGGYTGVIKGSYGFVIVRVSEINPSYVKSFNDVKETLEKEVRYSRASQMMSDDIKKQQSMISSGSSIVDLAKMENVSITDLPLLSESAEDMLGVKFNLDVPNMVLNFAFSLRDGANKTQLIRLDNGSYVWINVKDIVASRNKKLSEVIEQVKKDWKIAKQKEELSLKANKLINYNKKLGDIGFKLNKKILSINGISRFPFIPSDVSKRDILGEDGVSEVFSGPIGITRVIPIKNGEQNIIFTVKTSKVVVDNGERGKKIFDHYQKMFRADTILEFVVGIKNNYPVYVNEGKIKKYLDSFLKN, encoded by the coding sequence ATGATAGAAATGATGCGTAAAGCTTCTCGTACTTGGGTTGCAAAAATTTTTCTTGTTATCTTGATTGCTCCTTTTTTTGTATGGGGCTTGTCTAGCATTTTTTCTTTTTATAAGAGATCAGAAACAGTTGTCTCTGTTGGAAAACAGAAAGTATCTTTTGATCTATTCGTTGATAGGTTGAAGAAGACATTATACATTTTATCACAACAATATGGATATGATATATCTGTCGCAGATCTTATATCTATGGAAATAGATCAACAAGTTATTCAGCAACTCATAATTGAGTGCGCTATAAATCAGTTTAATGAAGATATAGGTTTTATAACTCCCTTAAAACACGCGTTTGATATAATTCAAGGATATCCAGCCTTCCATGGAGAAGATGGAAAATATAGTCATGACTTATTTTTAGATATGATAAAAAAATCAATGATTAGTGAAAGAGATTTCGTTGATTCCTTTAGAAAAATGATATCCCGTGATAGTTTGTTGCAAATGATTTCAGAGAGTATTTACCTTCCTAGTATAATGCTTGATCAGATTAAACGACAACTTTTTGAAAAAAGAGATATAGATTATTTAATTATCAATAGAAGCGATATGCCTGTTCCTGCTGATCCGTCAGAAGAAGTTCTCAAAGCATGGTTTGATAAGTTTGAGAAGAATTATATTGCTCCTGAATATAGGAAAATATCTTATATGATGATCAATATTAATGATAAGTTAAATAAAGTTAATCTTTCAGATAATGATTTGCGTGTAGAATACGAGAAAGTAAAGTCTCGTTATTCTGTTCCAGAAACTCGCAAATATGATCAATTGTTCTTTTTAGATGAAAATGAGGCAAATGAAGCTTTTAAATCATTGCAAAAAGGTAAATCTTTTGAGCAATTAGCTAATCAAAAAGGGAAAACCGCTAGTGACATGCTAGTAGGAACTTTTTCTAAAGAAAATGTTCCTGATAATAAATTGGCGGATTCAATTTTCTCTGTTGCTAAAAAAGGCGGATATACAGGTGTTATCAAGGGATCTTATGGATTTGTTATTGTTCGTGTGAGTGAGATAAATCCTTCTTATGTTAAATCATTCAATGATGTAAAAGAAACTCTGGAAAAAGAAGTCCGTTATTCACGTGCGTCTCAGATGATGTCAGATGATATTAAAAAACAGCAGTCTATGATATCTTCTGGCAGTAGTATTGTAGATCTTGCTAAGATGGAAAATGTTTCAATTACAGATCTTCCTTTACTTAGTGAATCAGCGGAAGATATGCTGGGAGTAAAGTTCAATTTAGATGTTCCCAATATGGTATTAAATTTTGCTTTTTCATTGAGAGATGGTGCTAATAAAACTCAGCTCATTAGATTGGATAATGGGAGCTATGTTTGGATTAATGTAAAAGATATTGTTGCTTCTCGTAATAAGAAATTAAGTGAAGTGATAGAACAAGTTAAAAAAGATTGGAAAATTGCTAAACAGAAGGAAGAACTATCTCTCAAAGCTAATAAATTGATTAATTATAATAAAAAATTAGGGGATATAGGATTTAAACTAAATAAAAAAATCTTAAGTATTAATGGTATTAGTCGTTTTCCTTTTATTCCATCTGATGTTTCTAAGCGTGATATTTTAGGAGAAGATGGAGTATCTGAAGTATTTTCTGGACCTATAGGAATAACTAGGGTTATTCCTATTAAGAATGGAGAACAAAATATTATTTTCACAGTTAAGACTTCTAAAGTTGTTGTTGATAATGGAGAAAGAGGCAAAAAAATATTTGATCATTATCAAAAGATGTTTAGAGCTGATACTATTCTTGAGTTTGTTGTTGGAATTAAAAACAATTATCCTGTTTATGTTAATGAAGGAAAAATCAAAAAATATTTGGATAGTTTTTTAAAAAACTAA